One genomic segment of Clostridium saccharoperbutylacetonicum N1-4(HMT) includes these proteins:
- a CDS encoding ABC transporter ATP-binding protein — MDVEIKNLNITLSKKEIIKGIHLTVTGNKFVGLIGPNGSGKSTLLKALYRVLKPTYGDIYIYGKNIESYSKKSSAKILGVVSQFNNINFDFNVIDIVLMSRSPHKNLLEKDTKVDYDIALNALSLVGMLESAQKSFNLLSGGEKQRVLLARAITQEPKILILDEPTNHLDIKYQLEVMNIVKKLNICVLAALHDLTLASQFCDEIYVLKDGQIVCQGIPKDVITKEMIKEVYDVNSNVFVNPTTKRISIDYFTEDL; from the coding sequence ATGGATGTTGAAATTAAGAATTTAAATATAACTTTATCAAAAAAAGAAATAATTAAAGGAATTCATCTAACTGTTACTGGTAATAAGTTTGTTGGGCTAATAGGCCCTAATGGTAGCGGTAAATCTACTTTATTAAAAGCTCTGTATAGAGTATTGAAACCCACATATGGTGATATTTATATTTATGGAAAAAATATAGAAAGTTATAGTAAAAAATCTTCAGCTAAAATTCTTGGAGTAGTTAGCCAATTCAATAATATAAATTTTGATTTTAATGTTATTGATATTGTTTTAATGAGCAGATCTCCTCATAAAAACCTACTTGAAAAAGATACAAAAGTTGATTACGATATAGCACTTAATGCTCTATCTTTAGTTGGGATGTTAGAATCTGCTCAAAAAAGTTTCAATCTTTTGTCTGGCGGAGAAAAGCAAAGAGTTCTACTTGCTAGAGCTATAACACAAGAACCAAAGATATTAATATTAGACGAGCCTACTAACCACCTTGATATTAAATATCAATTGGAAGTTATGAATATTGTAAAGAAGCTGAATATTTGTGTATTAGCAGCTTTACACGATTTAACCTTAGCATCCCAATTTTGCGATGAAATCTATGTACTAAAAGATGGACAAATTGTATGCCAAGGTATTCCAAAAGATGTGATAACAAAAGAAATGATTAAAGAAGTCTATGATGTAAATTCAAATGTGTTTGTAAATCCAACAACTAAAAGAATTTCAATTGATTATTTTACAGAAGATTTATAA
- a CDS encoding alpha/beta hydrolase, with product MKGTISIREVFDRQIFIYLPSGYDLPNKKYPVIYIQDGDEFKKILTKLVDYIEEKFFDGSLEEHILVGVTPIDRLDEYTPWFSKALNKKFHDFQGQADNYLEFLLNDLQSYLESEFKISKSKEDRKIMGYSLGALVSVYSVYKNNNYGKIASICASQWYENWINFIEAEDMINNEFKLLMISGKKEGQNKSTIHRYAPKFSEKSYEIFNRRIGENNVKMIWDDYEHHENVLNRYKMALEFLMSKK from the coding sequence ATGAAAGGGACAATTTCTATAAGAGAAGTATTTGATAGACAAATATTTATATATTTACCCAGTGGATATGATCTTCCTAATAAAAAATATCCAGTGATTTATATTCAAGATGGCGATGAATTTAAAAAAATACTAACAAAGTTAGTAGACTATATAGAGGAAAAATTTTTTGACGGATCTCTAGAGGAGCATATCTTGGTTGGAGTCACTCCAATTGATAGATTAGATGAATACACACCTTGGTTTTCAAAAGCATTAAACAAGAAATTTCATGATTTTCAAGGACAAGCTGATAATTATTTAGAATTTTTATTGAATGATTTACAAAGTTATCTTGAAAGTGAGTTTAAAATAAGCAAAAGTAAAGAGGATCGGAAAATTATGGGGTATTCTCTTGGTGCTTTAGTGTCCGTATATTCAGTTTATAAAAACAACAATTATGGTAAAATTGCGAGTATATGTGCATCTCAGTGGTATGAAAATTGGATTAATTTCATTGAAGCAGAAGATATGATAAATAATGAGTTTAAACTTTTAATGATTTCAGGTAAAAAGGAAGGGCAAAATAAAAGTACTATACATAGGTATGCTCCAAAGTTTTCTGAGAAATCCTATGAAATATTTAACAGAAGGATAGGGGAAAACAATGTAAAGATGATTTGGGATGATTATGAGCATCATGAAAATGTGCTAAATAGATACAAAATGGCATTAGAGTTTTTGATGAGTAAAAAATAA
- a CDS encoding helix-turn-helix domain-containing protein, whose translation MKSIIKNDLIKEFRENSFEIVRVDKFTKDSIATRNTYKTNLSAFIFPIKGKAKIEFDNEIFTGERGRVIHGCKNKNLSFKVLGGEEFEHINIYYVAGKYNNSNSYMRSVFEFTINDYDNVIESLNKLIKISARQEITSKIMLQIQTGLFLKELLREQNHKKQLNEEELTKDISKYISEHYMEEISLSKLADRYGQKVNRVSYLFNKHLKMRPIDYLIQYRMTVAYTLLNKGLKVKEVSKRVGYNDEFYFSRLFKKKFGISPNKLKRG comes from the coding sequence ATGAAAAGCATAATAAAAAATGATTTGATAAAAGAGTTTAGGGAAAATTCTTTTGAAATAGTACGAGTTGATAAATTCACTAAAGACTCAATAGCAACGAGAAATACATATAAAACCAATCTTTCAGCTTTCATTTTTCCTATAAAAGGAAAAGCTAAAATAGAATTTGATAATGAAATATTTACTGGCGAGAGAGGAAGGGTTATCCATGGATGCAAGAATAAAAATTTATCATTTAAAGTTTTAGGAGGAGAAGAATTTGAGCATATTAATATCTATTATGTGGCAGGTAAATACAATAATTCAAATTCTTACATGAGATCAGTTTTTGAATTTACAATAAATGATTATGATAATGTAATAGAATCTTTAAATAAGCTTATAAAAATATCAGCAAGGCAAGAAATAACTTCTAAGATAATGCTTCAAATACAGACCGGTCTATTTTTAAAAGAACTTCTTAGAGAACAAAATCATAAAAAGCAGTTGAATGAAGAAGAGCTTACAAAGGATATAAGTAAATATATTTCAGAACATTATATGGAAGAAATTTCATTAAGTAAACTGGCTGATAGATATGGGCAAAAAGTTAATAGAGTATCTTATTTGTTTAACAAACATTTAAAAATGAGGCCTATAGATTATTTGATTCAATATAGGATGACTGTTGCTTATACATTATTGAATAAAGGCTTAAAGGTTAAAGAGGTTTCTAAAAGAGTTGGTTATAATGATGAGTTTTATTTTAGTAGATTATTCAAAAAAAAATTTGGAATATCTCCAAATAAATTAAAGCGAGGATAG
- a CDS encoding formate/nitrite transporter family protein, producing the protein MSTKNYLTPPEITEATIQTGIKKSKTTIVNMLILGILAGAFIAFAAEGSNMAAFNLFAKAETYGLGKVLAGAVFGTGLMLVLIAGGELFTGNTMILVGVLDKKVSIKAMLKNWFFVYVGNFIGSIFIAYMMNESGLFSSGDSMLGAVTIKIAAYKVGLTFTQGLFLGIMCNWLVCLAVWMAYGAKDMTGKILAIFFPIWLFITSGFEHCVANMYYIPAGILAKNNESLTDVAAVLGVTPEKLNHLNWETFFTGNLIPVTLGNIIGGGIFVGVAYWYVYIRNSKSLDKKIDI; encoded by the coding sequence ATGAGTACAAAGAATTATTTAACACCGCCAGAAATTACAGAAGCAACAATCCAGACTGGGATTAAGAAATCAAAAACAACTATTGTAAATATGCTTATACTTGGAATTTTAGCGGGTGCATTTATTGCTTTTGCGGCAGAGGGCTCAAATATGGCAGCGTTTAACCTTTTTGCAAAGGCAGAGACTTATGGACTAGGAAAAGTTCTTGCGGGGGCTGTCTTTGGAACTGGACTTATGTTGGTTTTAATTGCTGGAGGAGAACTATTTACAGGAAATACTATGATACTTGTAGGTGTTTTAGATAAAAAAGTAAGCATAAAAGCAATGCTTAAAAATTGGTTTTTTGTTTATGTTGGAAACTTTATAGGGTCAATATTTATAGCATATATGATGAACGAGTCGGGGCTTTTTAGTAGTGGTGATAGTATGCTTGGTGCAGTTACAATAAAAATTGCAGCGTATAAAGTTGGATTGACATTTACACAAGGTTTATTTCTTGGGATTATGTGTAACTGGCTTGTATGTTTAGCTGTATGGATGGCATATGGAGCGAAAGATATGACTGGGAAAATCCTTGCTATATTTTTTCCTATATGGCTCTTCATCACATCTGGCTTTGAACATTGTGTAGCAAATATGTATTATATTCCAGCAGGTATCTTGGCTAAAAATAATGAGTCATTAACAGATGTGGCAGCTGTGTTAGGGGTAACACCAGAAAAATTGAATCATTTGAACTGGGAGACATTTTTTACTGGAAATTTAATTCCTGTAACATTAGGAAACATAATTGGAGGAGGCATTTTTGTCGGTGTAGCTTACTGGTATGTATATATTAGAAATAGTAAAAGTTTGGATAAGAAAATAGACATATAG
- a CDS encoding iron-siderophore ABC transporter substrate-binding protein: MKLKGITTIILACTLLITGCSSETGKNQNKTNATQSSSVSYPMTIKHAFGETVIEKQPEKVVTISWGNQDVPLALGIVPAGISKANYGKTDKNGLLPWTAEKYKELGVEKPVTFDDIDGLDYEAISNAKPDVILAAYSGITQEEYDLLSKIAPVVAYPKLPWQTYWRDQITINANAIGKKDEGNKLVSDLEKKITEKTSEYPKLKGKKAAFCYFNPADLGKFYIYLPTDPRAAYLTDLCLELPDSVKKLAQSSNSFAIEISSENIDKLADVDVIVTYGNDELLKQLKADAILGTVPAVKRGSVALIEEGSALAASCTPSALSIPATIDEYLKIIGEAEEKA; this comes from the coding sequence ATGAAACTAAAAGGAATAACTACGATCATTCTTGCTTGTACTTTACTCATAACTGGATGTTCAAGTGAGACTGGAAAAAATCAAAATAAAACTAATGCAACACAAAGTTCTTCAGTTTCTTATCCAATGACAATTAAACATGCCTTTGGGGAGACTGTAATTGAAAAACAACCAGAAAAAGTGGTTACAATTTCTTGGGGAAATCAAGATGTACCTTTAGCATTAGGTATTGTTCCAGCTGGTATATCTAAGGCTAACTATGGAAAAACAGATAAAAATGGTTTATTACCATGGACAGCAGAAAAATATAAGGAATTAGGAGTTGAAAAACCTGTAACTTTTGACGATATAGATGGATTAGATTATGAAGCTATTAGTAATGCTAAACCAGATGTAATATTAGCTGCATATTCAGGAATTACACAAGAAGAATATGATTTATTAAGTAAAATTGCTCCTGTTGTAGCATATCCTAAACTTCCTTGGCAAACTTATTGGCGTGACCAAATAACAATTAATGCTAATGCAATTGGGAAAAAAGATGAAGGAAATAAATTAGTTTCAGACTTAGAAAAGAAAATAACAGAAAAAACTAGTGAGTATCCTAAGCTTAAAGGTAAAAAAGCTGCTTTTTGTTACTTTAATCCTGCTGACTTAGGTAAGTTTTATATATATCTTCCAACTGATCCTAGGGCAGCATATCTTACTGATTTATGCTTAGAATTACCCGACAGTGTTAAAAAACTTGCTCAATCTTCAAATAGCTTTGCCATTGAAATTAGTTCAGAAAATATTGATAAATTAGCAGATGTAGATGTTATAGTAACATATGGAAACGATGAACTATTAAAACAATTAAAAGCAGATGCAATATTAGGAACTGTTCCGGCTGTAAAAAGAGGTTCTGTTGCACTTATAGAAGAAGGTTCGGCATTAGCAGCATCGTGCACTCCAAGTGCCTTATCAATTCCAGCAACAATAGATGAATATTTAAAAATAATTGGAGAGGCAGAAGAGAAAGCATAA
- a CDS encoding cupin domain-containing protein: MEELIKNIVKSKAIDFDSLVSCKEGQIETVTMAQKKGVGLTALAFGKGEGVGPHAAKGDAMIYIHQGIATVKIGDEEMEAHKGQVVVMPANIQHQVTAKEDMKMLLIVVKEG; encoded by the coding sequence ATGGAAGAATTAATTAAAAATATAGTAAAATCAAAGGCAATAGATTTTGACAGCTTAGTAAGTTGCAAGGAAGGACAAATAGAAACTGTTACAATGGCTCAAAAGAAAGGTGTAGGACTTACAGCATTAGCTTTTGGAAAAGGTGAAGGAGTAGGACCTCATGCAGCCAAAGGAGATGCTATGATTTATATTCATCAGGGAATAGCAACTGTAAAAATAGGTGATGAAGAGATGGAAGCTCATAAGGGGCAGGTAGTGGTTATGCCAGCAAATATTCAACATCAAGTAACAGCAAAAGAAGATATGAAAATGCTTTTAATAGTAGTAAAAGAGGGTTAA
- a CDS encoding N-acetylmuramoyl-L-alanine amidase family protein has product MIKRITKSTSILICIASIISIAPAHAADYKVLDAQEGTIYSATAKGKGIFLDGEINGEEEAVYWVSEDGKYNKLNGINTGATFSDLLLNKYLEIDDGSSDYSYIDITDNCKLLDYDVREDLEDAEAILLKSKIKHDNAGRFDESYYSSSNLISATIEGKNKFLSSSNGLAIYKYKLKEPQINGDYYSTIYANLQGNYVDVDYDLGNLKVSMSTTSSAVTIKNTKDTYEIKQDGITYELKAVIKENKYVTSDSDTIYRLADLTIYKKEKGASDSTYKSATNELKFGKDCYQVTDGNSVTVLQKFSMTPAIDTIDGIKSPKDSTIYFIADEDGNNEYLLGKSVADAIKKIGLSKGAGKVKLTANSQGLYSMYQDTAQKKLYVEKLKLKSKNGFNYIDYDDYYSSDVDSIDSLNTPGGFPWFVNNAYVKAWDGKNFNKLYRIDGSMDSVSITSKDNMIAWNTDTGVYSIVHNITSTKDKNAISGSDTINPQTTTNAAITLNNSSNGWVLNQDNTWTYTLQDGTKKTGWFNTNGSWYYFNADGIMSTGWIKDNDIWYFLDTSGLMKTGWINYNSSWYYCNPSGAMLHDTVIDGYKLGIDGAWTN; this is encoded by the coding sequence ATGATTAAAAGAATTACAAAATCTACAAGTATATTAATCTGTATAGCTTCAATTATATCAATTGCACCAGCTCATGCCGCGGACTATAAGGTATTAGATGCACAAGAAGGAACTATCTATAGTGCAACTGCAAAAGGAAAAGGTATTTTTCTTGATGGAGAAATAAATGGTGAAGAAGAGGCTGTATATTGGGTATCTGAGGATGGAAAATATAATAAACTAAATGGAATAAATACTGGAGCTACTTTTAGTGATTTATTATTAAATAAATATCTTGAAATTGATGATGGCTCAAGTGATTATTCTTATATAGATATAACAGATAATTGTAAATTGTTAGATTACGATGTTAGAGAAGACTTGGAAGATGCTGAAGCAATACTTCTAAAAAGCAAAATTAAACATGATAATGCTGGAAGATTCGACGAAAGCTATTATAGCAGCTCAAATCTAATTAGTGCTACCATTGAAGGAAAAAATAAATTTCTAAGTTCTAGCAATGGACTTGCCATTTATAAATATAAACTAAAAGAACCTCAAATTAATGGAGATTATTATTCTACTATATATGCAAATTTACAAGGTAATTATGTTGATGTAGATTATGACTTAGGTAACCTAAAAGTTTCTATGAGTACAACTAGTTCTGCTGTCACAATAAAAAATACTAAAGACACTTATGAAATAAAACAAGATGGAATAACTTATGAGTTAAAAGCCGTGATTAAAGAAAATAAATATGTAACAAGTGATTCTGATACAATATATAGGCTAGCTGATCTTACTATCTATAAAAAAGAAAAGGGTGCTTCCGATTCTACTTATAAGTCTGCAACAAATGAGTTAAAATTCGGAAAGGACTGCTATCAAGTAACTGATGGAAATTCCGTCACAGTATTACAGAAATTTTCTATGACTCCAGCTATAGATACTATTGATGGAATTAAATCTCCTAAAGATTCTACTATTTATTTTATAGCAGATGAGGATGGAAATAATGAGTATTTATTAGGAAAATCAGTTGCTGATGCAATCAAAAAAATTGGCTTATCTAAAGGAGCAGGAAAAGTAAAGCTAACAGCTAATTCACAAGGACTTTATAGTATGTATCAAGATACTGCACAAAAAAAATTATATGTAGAAAAGCTAAAACTAAAATCAAAGAATGGATTTAATTATATAGATTATGATGATTATTATAGTTCAGATGTAGATTCAATAGATAGCTTAAATACACCTGGTGGTTTTCCATGGTTTGTAAATAACGCATATGTTAAAGCATGGGATGGTAAAAATTTTAATAAGTTATATAGAATAGATGGATCTATGGATAGTGTATCTATAACTAGTAAAGATAATATGATTGCTTGGAATACAGATACTGGAGTGTATTCAATTGTACATAATATAACTTCAACAAAAGATAAAAATGCTATTTCAGGAAGTGACACAATAAATCCTCAGACAACGACTAATGCTGCTATTACACTAAATAATTCCTCTAACGGTTGGGTATTAAATCAAGATAATACTTGGACTTACACATTACAGGATGGAACAAAGAAAACTGGATGGTTTAATACTAATGGAAGCTGGTATTATTTTAATGCTGATGGAATAATGTCTACAGGATGGATTAAGGACAATGATATTTGGTATTTCTTAGACACTTCAGGTTTAATGAAAACTGGATGGATTAATTATAATAGTTCTTGGTATTATTGTAATCCATCAGGCGCTATGCTGCATGACACTGTAATTGATGGATATAAATTAGGCATAGATGGAGCTTGGACAAATTAA
- a CDS encoding FecCD family ABC transporter permease encodes MKDIINASYKQNQKNKHSFKLFVVILIGLLIISAILSISFGSYRIKPSISYGVILNKIWGLSLNEFNDANLPTYNVVWLIRVPRILLAIAVGAGLSLCGTVMQATVQNPLAEPYILGISSGASLGATFSLMLGIGSFSLFSVNGVAFWAFLGALGASVLVLLLASIGGRMSSSKLVLSGTVLSALCNSLSNFIISIASDAEGMQSVKFWTMGSLAAAKWGNIGFITIIVCICCIFFLTQGRLLNLMLMGDEASITMGLNLNIYRRIYMVITSLLTGVLVANCGIIGFVGLIIPHISRSIVGPDHKKLMIVSILLGSIFLVWADTFARIIIPNAELSIGIITGLVGSPFFVYILLRKSFGYGDKR; translated from the coding sequence ATGAAAGATATTATAAACGCTTCTTATAAACAGAATCAAAAAAATAAGCATTCCTTCAAACTATTTGTTGTAATTTTGATAGGATTGTTAATTATTTCTGCCATATTATCAATATCATTTGGTTCTTACAGAATAAAACCCTCTATATCCTATGGAGTGATTTTAAATAAAATTTGGGGATTGTCTTTAAACGAATTTAATGATGCAAATCTCCCAACATATAATGTTGTATGGCTCATTCGTGTACCAAGAATACTTCTTGCAATTGCTGTTGGAGCTGGACTCAGTTTATGTGGAACAGTTATGCAAGCTACTGTACAAAATCCTTTAGCTGAACCGTATATACTTGGAATTTCTTCTGGAGCTTCTTTAGGTGCTACTTTTTCATTGATGCTCGGAATTGGCTCCTTTAGTTTATTTTCTGTTAACGGTGTTGCTTTTTGGGCCTTTTTAGGTGCATTGGGTGCTTCTGTTTTAGTGCTGTTGCTTGCTTCCATAGGTGGGAGGATGTCTTCTTCTAAATTAGTTCTTTCTGGAACAGTGCTTAGTGCCTTATGTAATTCCCTATCCAATTTCATCATATCTATAGCAAGTGATGCTGAGGGTATGCAAAGTGTGAAATTCTGGACCATGGGATCATTAGCAGCAGCCAAATGGGGAAATATAGGTTTCATTACTATTATTGTCTGTATCTGTTGCATATTTTTCTTAACTCAAGGAAGACTTTTAAATCTGATGTTAATGGGTGATGAAGCTTCCATTACCATGGGCCTCAATTTAAATATATACAGACGAATTTATATGGTAATTACATCGCTTTTAACAGGTGTACTAGTTGCAAATTGTGGAATAATTGGCTTTGTTGGTCTCATAATTCCTCATATCTCAAGATCTATAGTTGGGCCAGATCATAAAAAATTGATGATTGTATCTATCCTACTAGGCAGTATTTTTCTTGTTTGGGCTGATACCTTCGCTAGAATAATAATTCCTAATGCAGAATTATCTATTGGAATCATTACAGGTTTAGTCGGCTCGCCATTTTTTGTTTATATCTTACTTAGAAAGAGCTTCGGTTATGGAGATAAAAGGTGA
- a CDS encoding ABC transporter substrate-binding protein — protein MKRKILLLIMSVTLMTTIFTSCGNTTTNNNIPKPKDSYSSSENSSTKTSYPVNFDAFDSKGNIYKQTFNEAPKKAITNNQSSTELLLTLGLKDSLIGTGDLDTPIPENLLNDYNSIPSVAKKGDVAKEVVIGSGTDLVIGRSASFEDSRYGSISSLNQVGINTYVQLASKMNADINLTTIIQDVKNVGVIFNVQDKANKLADSLQKTLDKVKSKVPNKGERKKVLLVVNYSGGAFTVYGANASLQKEMLNVLNADNVVKKGGSVSFENVISANPDYIVYVTANKNSATDNDAVDRILTESTIQNVNAIKNKNIISVDYTELMGYGIRTFDCLEKLASAFYPENFKS, from the coding sequence ATGAAAAGAAAAATTTTATTATTAATTATGTCTGTAACCTTAATGACTACAATATTTACTTCTTGTGGAAACACTACAACAAATAATAATATCCCAAAACCCAAAGACTCTTATTCATCATCTGAAAATTCATCTACTAAAACCTCGTATCCTGTGAATTTTGATGCCTTTGATTCAAAAGGGAATATTTACAAACAAACTTTCAATGAAGCACCTAAGAAAGCAATAACAAATAATCAGTCTTCTACTGAACTGCTATTAACCTTAGGTCTAAAAGATTCCTTAATTGGAACTGGGGATTTAGATACACCTATACCAGAAAATCTTCTAAACGATTATAACTCTATTCCTTCAGTAGCAAAAAAAGGTGATGTTGCTAAAGAAGTTGTTATAGGCTCTGGAACAGATTTAGTAATTGGACGAAGTGCTTCATTTGAAGATAGCAGATATGGTTCAATCTCAAGTTTAAATCAGGTCGGAATAAATACTTATGTTCAATTAGCAAGTAAAATGAATGCTGATATTAATTTAACTACAATAATTCAAGATGTTAAAAATGTAGGAGTTATATTTAATGTCCAAGATAAAGCTAATAAATTAGCTGATTCACTACAAAAAACTTTGGACAAAGTTAAATCAAAGGTTCCAAATAAGGGCGAAAGGAAAAAAGTTTTATTGGTAGTTAATTATAGCGGTGGAGCTTTTACTGTTTATGGTGCTAACGCTTCACTACAAAAAGAAATGTTGAATGTTTTAAATGCTGATAATGTAGTAAAAAAAGGTGGTTCTGTTTCTTTCGAAAATGTAATTTCAGCTAATCCAGATTATATTGTCTATGTAACAGCTAACAAAAATTCTGCTACCGATAATGATGCCGTAGATAGAATTTTAACTGAGTCTACAATTCAAAATGTTAATGCTATAAAAAATAAAAATATTATTTCAGTTGACTATACTGAACTTATGGGATATGGAATCAGAACCTTTGATTGCTTAGAAAAACTTGCTTCTGCATTTTATCCAGAAAACTTTAAAAGTTAA